In Sus scrofa isolate TJ Tabasco breed Duroc chromosome 14, Sscrofa11.1, whole genome shotgun sequence, the sequence ACATATTTCTTTAGGCTTAACTCATAGAGTTTTCCGGGTTTAATTTTTCAGACACTGGACAGCAAAGTTCATGATCAAAAGATAACTTTGTAATGAAAGCTGCTGAAATTCAACCCCTCTTCAAAACAGTCTGAACCTCTGCTTCACAAAACTGGTGTCATATGTACACATCTAGCATTTATTCGGCTTGGGTACCAATTTCAAAATCTGCAGTCAATCACACACTAGGCCTTTTGCTGTTACCCACTGTTAGGACGGAGGAAATCTTCCTCTCCCCCAGGTCACGGAAACCCCAGCGATTTGGGTGATTTGGGTgagggctgggagaggagggtgggggtgtttttgttgttgctaggAAAGCAATGCCAAGTGCATATTAGCACTATTAGGACTAATGATTAGTATCTTTAAAGGATGCAACGTTGCCCAAGGAAGATGATAAGCAGCAAGATGAAGAGCAGCAAATGTAAAGAATGCATACAGCTAATCTAGTTATGGAAATTAATGTTGGAAAATGTAACCAGCATGTGTAATTAGTTTCAATTATAACAACTTTGGTTTGTTAGTTACATATTTGCTACTTGACATAAAACGACAGCcacaattggaaaaaaattaggaGACATTTTGCAACTAATTGAGAGCAGATTCAATTCATTCTAACACTGGGCAACAATTAGGACCGGAACACCACCCAAGACTCAACTTCAGCTATCATCcgagagaaaaataatgcaaaaatgaaatacttGTTAACAAATTAGCAAAAAGCACTTTATGACATATCTCTGGGTTTAAAGCCAGAAACTCTCTAGGCATAAAGCGCTCCTCACAGTGAGAGCAGTGGCAGATGAAACTGCTTCCCTTGACAACTCGCAAGCAATTACTGAATCCCCACAGAGCGAGGCACCAGGTTTCCAAGTCAACCCACCTGTGCACGATAACACACGCGGACAACAAATGGTGCCACGCACGAGATGAGCTCAACACCAGACTCACAAACAGGGAGCAACCGGAACCCAAGCCAGGCGACGGGTTTTGTTGCTGCTGcggttttgttttgaaaaataaagaagtcatCCTTACCTGTCAATGATCACAGGGTCTGAGGGTGTTTCATTTCTATTGCCACAACTCTTCTTGTCACAGCACCGGCTGTGGAATAATGGTAAACAGTGGTTTTAATACACATTTCATCCTCTTATGTTcgacttgcattttttttttttgaagtctgaCAGTAAAGCGGTTGGAGTCAAGAAAATAAGTTATCCTACCAAGGCAGCGTGGCACGTTTAAACCCAGTGCATTCACGTGCTCTGCCGCTCAACTCGTGATGTAACTTTCTACCAGAAGGAGCAAAGTTGGGCTTAGCACTGGAGGCTAGGAGGGTGACGGAGCTACTACTGAAATTGTGATGCTAAAATATGGAAAACGTTGCCGGTGTTTGTCTTTGCAATGAACTGAGGAGAAGGGGAAGCAGGAGGCTTGGGAATAACTTTTCACAGCTTCAGCTTTTGTTTACCTCTAATTGTCAAGCTGTTATTTCTGGAAAAGATGCAAGATGCCACCTTCAACCAATATTTCTTTGGGGCATTTATTAATTATAACCACAAAAGCATGCATCAATCTATCAGAAACTTCTATTGTTCCTTCTTTAAGCCTACCTTAACTCCGTTATTGAAACTTTaattaaagcagaaatgaaacaaaaatgttatgcttcttgcattttaaaaaagcatacttGTATAATGGTTACATGTCTAAATTAGCTAAATTAACACCATATGGTAGGCAAAGTATATAAAGCCTTTTAAAGCTGACAGCTAAAGTGATTAAAGAAAGTCTACAGTCTTCCACTTAGAGCTTAAATCACATCTGTGCGCTTTCTATGTTAATTGCAGTACATGCAGAAGTGGATAATAAAGAAATTCCACTTTATTGgttgtaatttatatttattacctGATATGAGAAAAAGTCAGCTTTTGTATATTAGTGCTGTAACAATATGTCTGCTCAGAAATGGCATTTAGGCAACAGGCACCGTAGCCAGGCAGAGTATGCCCCTCAGAGTCCGCGGCCTGCTACTGTAGCCTGCAAGCCTGCAAAGCAGGTCCTTATTATCCCTTGCAACTATATTTCACATGCCGCACATACAAAGTCAATGATGCATTTTTATTTGCCATGTAGGGGTGAAACTCTTGTGgtagttaggaaaaaaaaacaggtgggAAATTGCTCTTCTGACAGAGATCTCAAGATACGTGCACGCTACCTAACAACAATATGAACGATGCATCGCTGCTCTGGGGAAGAGGTTAACTGACAGAATCACAATCCAATTCTCACATACTCCAGCTCTATAATAAGTACAAAAGAGTTTCCTTTTTATCAATATCAGACAATTGTATATCTCAGGATGCGAGCGCTTGGGAGGGAACTAGTAAAATGATTCCGACTGATCTCTGACTCCTCCGGCATCGCGGACAGATGCATCACCCAGgacctgttttcatttttgactaCACAGCAGCGACACGGCCAACATATTAATCCGCTCTGCTGAGCAGCCGGTCGCGTTGATCAccggggcgggaggggggcggTGTGTgtaaggggcggggggggggcgggatgAGACCCGGCTCCTCCGTGACCGGCCTGCGGCCGCGGGCCGATTACATTTCAATCGATGCCTTTCCCGAAGTTGGGCGGGGTGGCGGCGCCTGGACGCGGCGTCCTTTGTAGACGCAGCTGGCGCCGAGGCCGCCcgcgcccccgccgcccgccgcccgccgctcACCTGCACATGATCTCGTGGGTCAGCAGCACGCGGCACATCTCCGGGTTCTTGTCCTGGCCCTCGTAGACGATGGCCTGCGCGGGGGACAAGCAGAGGCGGGGTTACGCGGTGCCCGCGGCTTTGGCGCCGGGTCGCCCCGGGCGCTGCAGGCCTTGCGGGCTGCAGGTGCGCGGCGGGCGAGGGGAGGCGTCCCAGGCCACCCTCCCAGCGGGGTCAGCCGGAGCCTGGCTAGGCCGAGGCGGCCTACCCTCCTGGGCGCCCGCCGGGCCTGCGCGGGGCCTTCTGCTTGGGAGGACAACGGCCGCGCTCGGGCCAGGGCGAGGGCCGGGGAGAGAGGCCAAGGCCCGGGCGCAGGGAGTGAGGGGGCGCTGGCATCGACCCCAGtgccccagctccccagctccGGGTCCTCCCGCctgcccgcgccgccgccgccgccgccgccgctgctgctgctgctgctgccgccgccgccgccgccgggccgCGTCCTCGGGCCATTGTCTACACCGGATCCCAATCAGCGCATTAGGCGAGGCCGACCAGAACGAGCTAAGCCTGAAGCGGCGGGAGCCGCGCGGGCAGCGGTTTGCCTGGTGTCCAGGGCGGCGCCCTCCCTGCCCTGCGCTCTCGCCAGGCTCGGGCAAGTCGGGCGCCCGGCCGCTCCCCGCGTTCCAAGTCCCGGCGCCCGCGTGGGCCGCCCGCCCAggccccgccgccgcccggaGCGCTCGGCCGCGACCCGGCTCCGCACGCGGCGGGCAGCCCTGAGGCCCGGGCACCGCAGCCGCACGTGGCCGCGCGGGGCCGGGCCTGGTGGGCGCCCCGCAGGCGTGCGGGGGGCCCCGGGGAGCCCGGGCCCGCGCGGCCACGTGCTCCTCGCCGGATGATATTTGGAAAGAAAGTGCTAATGGCCAATCTGGTGTTTATTTTGAAACTGCTAACAATGATTTTTCTCGGGTAAAAAGGCAGTGTCTGCGCACACGCTCTGGTGGGTTTTGAGCAGAGGCTCCGCCAGATGGTGCGAAGCCCTAGGTGCGCTCACGGCCGCGCTCAGCCCGGCTCCGCCGCCGGGAACCCGGGCCAGGGGCCGCCCGCGCCTGCCCCACTGCGgccttgcaaaaaaaaagaaaagaaaagaaaaaaaaaaagaagaagaaagaaagagaaaaaaggaaaaaagccactgggggatgggcagggggCGGGCGCCGGGAGCTGCAAGTTCCCCCACAGAAAATTCcgcagaagggggaggggagtccTTTCTCcggctccccccccccacccccgcaaattATCTGGAAATTACTTCCAACCTCCTCGGGCACTGCTGACACTTTCCTCCACTTCCAGGCGGACAAAGCCCTTTCTCGGGAAAGCCCGGGGCTGCcctctgggaagagggaagggttCCCTCCAGCCCCTGTCCCACTGCCTCCCTCCGGATCCGCTCGGAACCACAGAAGTGATGGGTGTCACCACAGGCCAACGGGCCGCCTGGGGCTCAGGGCGCGTGGCCGCGGCGCGCACCAGCACTTCTGAGAACGCGGCTTGTCCCTCGGATGGATCCCCgtatttatatttgatttattttttattttgtagcaCAAACAGAAATCCATAAACTGTCGGTTCAGCGCCATTGACTCTTTGATCAGTTACTgggctatttctttcctttttttttccccctcaatccCCGTCAGTGAGAGGAGATTAAATGCCTTTATTTTCAGCCCTGTTTATACAGCAAAGGTGCAGGGATAAATGAACAATAAAAGTGCACTTAAAGCGAAGCCTCCTCCTCTCTGCAGAAACTCTGTGCCACCTACATCAGCCTCTTCCTCAGTCTATGGCCATTTCCGAAAACATTTCACTCTTacatacaaaggaaataaaagcaccCTGTCAACGTGCAGCCCAAGTTCCAGAGGCTTCCCTGAATCCGAATGAAATAATTACCGAAGGGCACACTGCCTCTGTCTTTGTCAGAAAGACGGTAGTTTACCTGTCAGATCTGTTTTACTCTGAGAGAAAACCACACTGTTTTTTCCCAATGCAGACATTAAAATCTAACACGCTTGTTGCCTAGGTTAAGGACAAACTTTTTACAAGCTAAGTAAAATCCGAAAACTCATTGCCGTGCAGAGAGTGGGCAGTGTGCACTGCTGGGCTGCGAGAAGCACGAGAGACTTTTTTACTCGGTTCACGATTCTTAGAGTTAGCATCAGAACTGAAGACACTACTTTCATTTCTGAGCATGAAGCTCCGTTTGCAAGTATATTGTAATCAATCGGGGCAGAGTGGATTGAATTCGCTTTGGATTTGCCCCTCCTCCAACACTattgaaagaaaatgggaaaaaaaaaatccttaaaacaacTTAACAACAACGCACCATCCCACACAAAACCAGCCAGAGACTGTACAATGTCAAAAGCAATGAAGCACTCTTCTGCACTTAATCACACAACTGATAGCCAATATTATCATCGGAAAAGTTGACCAAGACaggttaaataatttaataaggaACTGCTTGTAATTATGTTATTTACAAGGTATGACAGAGGGCGGAGAGGGACCAGCAGCTACCCCCAGAGCAATGGACGGGTGACCCCTGGAGCTCGGAGTTTGAATTATGGAGATGGGGGGCTGAGAGGTGAAGATGGGCTGGAGGAGGACAAGGTGACTTTTCACCCCAacacatttaacttttaaatccaAAGAAACGTCTCGTGTTACCAGACCATCACactggagaggaggaaaaaatcaACTCATCAAGTCCAACTCAATGAGCTTTGGAAAGGAGTTAGTTGCCTTtgttatggggaaaaaaaaaatcaatgaaatgattccaagcagagagagaaacatttaaaaatatataagggtgggggaggggggagagatcGTGGCAATTTTCTGTCAAATATTAATTACCATAATTAATTAAGACAGAATTTGATTCCAATCACAAGCCATTTAATAAAGCATCTATGTCCTGTTCTAATGACAACATAAACTATTTTACCAATCGCTTCATTTATTCCAATAAATATGGAATTCTCATTAGCATGTCAAGGAAactaaatggaaaacaaatacaGCAGACCCATTTGTCAGTCCCCTGGCCTCCGAAACCCAGGACAACCCCAGCTGAGCAGTGAAAACTGGTGTGTAGAGGCTTAAACTTTCTCACCTGTTTGGTCATTGAATCTATGAGCCGAACATACAGATCCTGCTCCGTTCTGACTCCTGCAAGAAACAGGGACAAATTCTCATCAGGATTTTAGCAAGGGCAAACGGGGGCACAGGAAGTCGGTAACTCAGGACTGCTGCCACCGTGATGCAGCAAAACTTAGGCAAGCCCTTtaaaaggcaggaaagagaagcCCAATCGcttctcatttgattttttttttcttcttcttcttcttcttaagaACCTCCAGACTCTCAGGGTTTGCATGTAAAGATGCAAGAAATTTAGGTGGCTGAGAGCAGGCCTGGTTGCTGCCCTGGGTGGGCCCAAGggctgatttatttttaagaaacagaaagcagCAAATGGAAACTAAGTGGGAGTCTGAACTCTTTCTAATGTCTCTCGAGGATTTTTTAGAAACTCGTGCACAGGAAGTAAGTTATGCTCGGTTTACAGAGCTACCCCCATCTCAATAATTAACATTAATTTGCAAAATTGAAAAAAGTCACTTAAAAGTGATGTTCTGCTGGCGCCCCGATCGATCCCCTTTTTACTTTCCACTTCAAGCCCGACCGGTTAATCATGTGAAGTGCCATCGACTTATTGAtcgtttatgttttgttttccttctatgCCATGAGAAGATGTCGTGTTTACATCCATGTCATTTTAATCTCAAAATCTTTATGTCCTTTAACCACCTCGGAGAAGGAGAGCGAGCCCGGCGGGGCGGGCAGGCAGTGGCGGCAGCAGGCACTTaccgttgctgtacagcagctgGAGTTTATAGTGGATGCCGTTGTTGGTTTTCTCGTTGTTGGGCTCCTGAAAGTAACGAGAAATAATTGCATTTAGTGCGATCGGTGTCCGGCGCGGCCACCGCACTCGGTCCCCGTCCACGACCGAGGCCCCTTGGCCTCACACATGGCAGGAATCCTAGCTCGGAGCAGCGCGGTGATGTCACTTTCCTGCTGGAAGCCCAGCGTTCTCCTCGCCCGGAGTAGGTCCGGGGGCGCAGAGAAGTTGCCCGGCCCTCGGCGGGCCCCGGCGGCCGCacgtggcggcggcggcgggggcgcctGGCGGAGCGGTCCCCGCCGCCGAGGGGGGCACTCCGGGCCACCGCGCTTGGGCACCGCCTGCCTCCCACTTCTAGAAAGATGGAGGGTGTGATTGTATGTTTGCacttactttctctttctccacaaaGTCCACAAAAGCGGTCCTTTCAATCTCCACCGGCTGCCCCTGCCTGTCGTAGAGCGCCAGCACGAAGTGGAAGAAATTGGATTTCCGGAGGTTGGAAGGCGGCTGCTTCTCGAAGTGCGCCCGCGCCAGCCCCACGCCGCTGCGGGAGGAAAGAGACAGCGGCCCGGTGAGGAGCGCGGCGCCGGCCGGCTGCGGGGACCCGGTGGGGCCGGGGCGCGCGGGGGCGGCCGGTACGTACCTCTGGGCGGCCGTGTTGGCGTCCACCACCCCCGCCGTGTGCATCCACGAGCGCACCGGGTTCATGCCGCTGCCCAGCGGCTCCTCCTTCATGGTCGTCCCCCCGCGCGGAATATTCTCCTGAATCCCAAACATGAAAACTGGTGGCGGCGGCCGCAGCTCCCGGCCGACAGCGCTTCCGCGAGCAGCGGCGCTCGGGGCTCGGCGGCAGGCGGCTGCCCTGGCCGCGCTCGCCCTGCTCGGCGCCTGCGGTCCGGCCCGCCGCCGGCTTCAGCCCGTCCCGGGCAGGCGCGACATACACCGGCGGCTGGGCGCTCCGGACGGCCGGGGGCGCGGAGGCTGCTAcaccggcggcggcggcggcggcggcgcttCGGAGGAGCAGGACGCGGTGGCCGCGGCGgcggttgttgttgttgttgtttgcaggCGCGCTCAACGTGGTGTCATCCTAGCCAGGCGGCGTCCGCGGCTGCAGGACACTGCGGGATCGCCCGCTTCTGGCGCGGCCCGCCTGCTCCAAAGACAAATAAACGGGGCAGTGAGTGCCGCGGCGCAGTCCCGGGCGCAGGCGGGGCGCGGCGGGGCCTGGAGCGGCGCGCGCAGCGGACGGAGGCGCACAAAACTCAGCCCTCTCTCCCCGAGGAATGGACCCTTTCCCGGGAGCCAAAACTCGAAGCCCCCGGGAGCGGCGCTGTCAGAGGGTGACGTCGGGGGGCGGCGCCTGCGCCATATATGGGAGCGGCCGCCCCTCGCCGCGcccctcgccgccgccgccgccgccgccgccgcgctcgCCGACTGACTGCCTGACGGCGCCGCGAGCCGGCCCGAGCCCCGCGAGCCCCGCGAGCCCCGCCGCCGCCGAGCGCCGCCGAGCGCCACCgagcgccgccgccgcccccagcCACGCGCCGCGGCTGCTCGCGCCCACCCGCAGCCAAGGAAGTTACGACTCGCCCAAATAAGTCttgaaatgaaacaaacaacCAGTGCACACTTGCAGCTTGGTCCCCGTAATGCCTCCTCCTGCAATCAGCCACACACTCAAAACACGGcggggagaaagggggaaaatgcCGAGGCGCCCCCAGTTGCCCAAATGCTTTGCAATAAATGCAAAGGGCCGCAGATCGCCTAGGGAAGGCCCAAAGGGAAAAGTGGGCAGAGGCAAGCAGGCCGCAGGAAGGGAGCTGGAGGGGCAAGGGACGCACTGGGGgccgggggcggaggggggcagGGCTCCCCGGCCAAGGCGGGGCGCGCAGCTCAGCCTGCTTTCTAAGCAGACCTGAGGTTGCTGGGGGGGCCGATCTGCCCCAGTCTGGGCCTCGCCCGGCGCCGGTGTTTTCCGCCCCGGCAGAGGCCACTGAGTGTTGGGCTGGGGACCCACGTCGGAGGCGGCCTCTGCCAGCTGCTCTTTCCCGGTGGCCACGGGAGACCTGGTCCCCTGGCCTGTCCTTAGGCGCGGCGAGTGACAAAGAAGGCTCTGGGCTCTCTGGGCGGACAGGAAGCGCGCCCGGCCTCTCCGGCGACCTGGAGCCGGGTGTCCGGCTGCGCGCCCTGCGCGGTGGCCAGACCTCCCCGGCGCCAGCCGCTCTAAAAGCCGAGCGGACGCCGCGGGCGCCCGGGTCCTGCCCTCGGTGCCGCCGGGCCCGGGTGAGCGCGCGACGCGCGGCTTCCAGACCTGGTTTCGAGGAATCGGGAGGGCAGCGGGGCGCGGACTGCTTGTGGGCCCGGAGGCCCGGCTCCCGCAGCGGGGACGCGGCGCCCAGGCGCACTGCCTGCCCTAAGGACGACTGAGCGACAGGGAGCGGAGACCCAGGGGACGACCGGGAGCTGTCCCGGCACTTCCCTGCCAAGAGAAATCAGGCCCttttgattaaaacaaacaaaacccaaaaaacaggtTTCAGAGTGCAAGTGTGTCGCAGGACAGCTTCTTCCCGCCCGGGGTTGggttgccctctttttttttttttttttttttttgcccatgagTTGGCAGTGTGTGTacgttaatattttaattaatcgGGAAAATCGAAGTCCGATTTACGTTATCTGGGGACCCCCACGCCTCTTGGAAGGGGTGAGAAAAAAGGAGTGCTGGAAAGCAATCTATTTTGCTGGTGTTGGGGGTTAATGACTATTGCCAAAGATAAGTGAATTATCACAGCTGTTGCTCCAGTCCCATCTCAAAATCCATTCCGGTGCCGGCCGCCTAATTAAATACGTAAgtataataaaatcatattttatgacTATTTGAGGGTAATGAGATTAGTCTTTAGAAGCGATCGCCACATATTAAGGATGCCACTGTCTATAGAATGTTAATAACCTTAAATCAAAGTGTATGGAAACTATTCacgataaattaaaagaaaatttctgtaTTCCTAATAAGCCCAGTGACCGAGTGGAAGAGGGAACACTTCCCTCGTGGAGGGACAAGCAAAATAAAGTTGGCCGTCGGGGGAGGGTGGGGTTGAGAAATGCTTTGTCTCTGAGTATTTAGCTGCTCCGGGGGGGCTCACGAAAGGCGCGGCCCGGCAAGCGTTATTGTCAGATTATGCAAAGTGCCTTTTCGGAAAAGATGAAGTTGGAAAGAGGAAACAATGCTTCCTTTGTAGCACACTTCCTAAAATGCCCAGCCCACGCTGGAGGTGCCCCCTTCCTTGCGCTAACGAAAGTATCATGCTTAAAATCATTTACAGTATCTTTAATTCAGATTACACGCGCCAAGGCGATTTAAATCTGATTACCAAATTAGAAGGTTTAAAAACAAATCCTTCTAAATCTGATACTGTtgactaaagagagaaaaaaagttctaTAAGCCCATCACATAAGGTAAGGATCCTGCCCTAGAAAGAAAGGGGGTTTTAAACCTTTTTGACAACAAATGCAGCTGCCCCACTATTTTGGACGATATTAAGCGAAAATGAATGCAAATCTGTGTTCAGCAGCCATCTGGCCCGAAATGGGGGAATCAGCTGCTCTCACAACAGGCTCAGAGGCTGAATCCATTTCAGCTCATTTTCTAGATCATCTGGTCCCGCACCCAAAGCGTGGAAAATACGGTCTTTATCATTCACcaactttatcttttttgtcaCTCCACTGCTGGCTCCGGGCTGCGGGCACAGGGACTCACCGCCTGGGCAGGGGCTCCACACAGGCCTGCTGAGGAGCCGCCTGGGAGGGCAgccccctggcccccaccccaccccactccactccAGATCTTCGCCTGGACAgggcgggagcagccctggagagGAGCAAGGGGCCGAGCAcccaaggctggggagggggagagggggctgcAGGTCCATTCCCAGAGGTCCAGAGAGAGGCTGGGAGCGCGTCCCCGCGCCGGCTGCCTCCCGCGGGAGCCCTGCCCCGCCCCTCGTCCTTTCTGGAGAACCAGGGGCGCCCAGTATCCAGGCGGGGGaagccggggggcgggggcccgcaggggtgggggcaggctgaCACTTCGGAATGTGCGAaggcccgccgccgccgcgggtCCAGCCTCCTCGCACAGAGCGCTCCCAGGGGCCAGCCAGACGCCCAGGGGCCCGGCCCGGCGGGACCTGACCTTCGCAGGAAACCCCGCGGGCCGCGAGGGCAGCGATGACTGCTCAGGGCCCCGAGCTCAACGCGATTTGCACGGGTGGCCctcgcgccgccgccgccacctcctcctcctcctcctcggagGGTGGGAAGTATTCCTTTTGTGCGGATTTACGGGGAGAGGCTTCAATGAGCCCCCTCACATTTGCATTTAAATAGCGGCATCAAGCGCTTCGCGTGCCACACACCAGTGGGCTCCCAGATGTCACGCCGGAGTCAGTCAGATGGCCAGTGCCCAGCTGTCCTCCCCACGTCGTGCCGGAGCAGGCAGTGACCTTAAAGAGACAGCGCCCGCAGCCCCCGGAGCCCCCACTCCGGGAGCGGCGTGCAGGGCTCAGGGCCGCAGCCGCGCTTGGCCGCCGACCCGCGACACCACCCAAGGCTGGGCCAGGCGGTACACCCGCGCGGCGCCCGCACCCAGGCCCAGCCCGGTCTCCCTGCCGGCGCTCAGTGCCCCAGCCGCCGCATGCGCCCAGCCCTCCGCCCGCGCCACTACCCACCcgcgggagggggagggctgtTCCGCGCGCGCCTGGTGTGAACTTTCCGCTcgcaccccccgccccagtcccGGGTCCGCCACTGCTGCGTAGCGCCAAGACCTGGAGAGCGGGAGCCGGGCTCGCGCTGGCCTCCGAGCCATCCAGAAACTTCCGCCAAGTTGGGGTCCCAGGGCGCAAGGCCGGCCGCGGCGTCAGCGCCGGCCCAACATCCAGGGCACTCTGTGAATGCACCTTCGCGGTAGAGAGGGGAGCCAGTCGCCCTCCCTGCCAGCTTTCCAAAGGGTAATAGACTGCGTTTCCGGCGGCGTTGAGAAGACCGGG encodes:
- the LOC110256833 gene encoding elastin-like yields the protein MRSPGFLGLPGPTGERAPAAHSGAASLTLGGQGLLVRGCSAPSRTSRDFLSAPSRDYPRVQLSQPLRPSRRGPRSVWLSNFGYFSRALPVHGAGAGPWAGAGLEARSPARSERDPRARRTWGRAAPATQPRRRECGPLAFGALASALAEGRGPWPRSLGPRTLALRGSPTRPRPRARDPSQGSASRIPWPGLLNAAGNAVYYPLESWQGGRLAPLSTAKVHSQSALDVGPALTPRPALRPGTPTWRKFLDGSEASASPAPALQVLALRSSGGPGTGAGGASGKFTPGARGTALPLPRVGSGAGGGLGACGGWGTERRQGDRAGPGCGRRAGVPPGPALGGVAGRRPSAAAALSPARRSRSGGSGGCGRCLFKVTACSGTTWGGQLGTGHLTDSGVTSGSPLAGRARSGRSRSVLQPRTPPG